One region of Quercus lobata isolate SW786 chromosome 2, ValleyOak3.0 Primary Assembly, whole genome shotgun sequence genomic DNA includes:
- the LOC115968377 gene encoding homeobox-leucine zipper protein ROC8-like, producing the protein MDFPIGSGGGGSGDEQEQSNARKGKRSYHRHTSHQIQQLEAFFKECPHPDDNQRRQLSRDLGLESKQIKFWFQNKRTQTKAQHERADNSTLRSENDKIQCENLAIREALKNVICPSCGGPPFGEEERQRSLQKLQIENAQLKEEHEKVSCLLAKYIGKPISQIESSTPMLGSSMDVLAAISRNQGPGAALDQGHGSSSPLTYQFKNISDMEKPLVLETAASAMDELIRLMRINEPLWIKSPADGGFVLHRDSYDKIFPRANHFTNSTARVEASKDSEIVTMKAMHLVEKILNSDKWIDLFPTIVTKAKTIQVLEPGMLASRSGSVQLMYEQMHILSPLVPPREFFFIRHCQQIELGVWLIVDFSYDCSKEKTSPSRSWKLPSGCMIQDMPNGYSKVTWVEHVEVDDKTQTHRLYRDLICGNIAYGAARWVVTLKRMCERYTYSIDDIAPTGIGGLGVLNLPEGKRSIMKLSHRMVKNFCGMLSMTGKLDFPQLSEVNNSGVRVSVRKSSEPGQPSGMIVSAATSLWLPLPPHHVFSFFREEKTRVQWDVLSNGNPVHEIARIASGAHPGNCVSVIRPYIPTENNMLMLQETCTDTTGSLVVYAPMDIPAINIAMNGEDSSEVPILPSGFIISGDGRPETGTIDASTSANAVRSGGSLLTVAFQILVSSPSSLKQLNVESVATVNTLISSTVQRIKTSLNCSGLD; encoded by the exons ATGGATTTCCCGATAggaagtggtggtggtggctcaGGTGATGAGCAAGAACAATCGAATGCTCGCAAGGGGAAGAGGTCCTACCATCGCCATACCTCTCACCAGATACAGCAACTTGAAGC attcttcaaggaatgcCCGCATCCGGATGATAACCAGCGGCGCCAGTTGAGCAGGGATCTTGGGCTTGAATCCAAACAGATAAAGTTCTGGTTCCAAAACAAGAGGACTCAAACAAAg GCTCAACATGAGCGAGCAGATAACTCTACTCTACGGTCAGAGAACGATAAGATTCAATGCGAAAACCTTGCAATCAGAGAGGCACTGAAAAATGTGATTTGCCCATCATGTGGAGGTCCACCTTTCGGAGAAGAAGAACGGCAACGTAGCCTACAGAAACTACAGATCGAAAATGCCCAATTAAAAGAAGAG CATGAAAAGGTATCCTGCCTTCTTGCCAAGTACATTGGAAAACCaatatcacaaattgagtcatCGACTCCTATGCTCGGATCTTCAATGGATGTACTGGCAGCGATTTCCCGGAATCAAGGTCCAGGGGCTGCCCTTGATCAAGGCCATGGTTCCAGTTCTCCATTAACATACCAATTCAAAAACATTTCAGACATGGAGAAGCCACTTGTGTTGGAGACTGCTGCCAGTGCCATGGATGAATTAATCAGACTTATGCGAATCAATGAACCTCTGTGGATCAAGTCCCCAGCTGATGGGGGATTTGTTCTTCATCGTGACAGTTATGACAAGATCTTCCCTAGGGCTAATCATTTCACGAACTCCACTGCTCGTGTCGAGGCATCAAAAGATTCAGAAATAGTGACCATGAAAGCAATGCACCTAGTTGAAAAGATTTTAAATTCG GATAAATGGATAGATCTTTTCCCCACAATTGTTACAAAAGCAAAGACAATTCAAGTGCTTGAACCTGGGATGCTAGCAAGTCGAAGTGGCTCGGTGCAGCTG ATGTACGAGCAAATGCACATTCTATCGCCTCTAGTACCGCCTAGGGAATTCTTCTTCATTCGCCATTGCCAGCAAATCGAATTAGGCGTCTGGTTAATTGTGGATTTCTCTTATGATTGCTCAAAAGAGAAAACCTCACCTTCCCGCTCTTGGAAGCTTCCCTCTGGATGCATGATTCAGGATATGCCTAACGGGTACTCCAAG gtTACTTGGGTTGAACATGTGGAAGTGGATGATAAAACCCAAACTCATCGGCTGTATAGAGATCTCATATGCGGTAATATTGCTTATGGAGCAGCAAGATGGGTTGTTACACTTAAGAGGATGTGTGAGAGATATACTTACTCCATAGATGATATTGCACCAACTGGAATTGGAGGGCTAGGAG TGCTTAATTTGCCTGAAGGTAAAAGGAGCATTATGAAGCTTTCCCACAGGATGGTGAAGAATTTTTGTGGAATGTTAAGCATGACAGGAAAACTGGATTTTCCTCAGTTATCTGAAGTCAACAATAGTGGGGTTCGAGTGTCTGTTCGTAAAAGCAGTGAACCAGGTCAGCCCAGTGGGATGATAGTTAGTGCTGCTACCTCTCTTTGGCTTCCTCTCCCACCTCACCATGTCTTTAGTTTCTTCAGAGAAGAGAAGACTCGAGTTCAG TGGGATGTTCTCTCCAATGGAAATCCAGTGCATGAGATAGCACGCATCGCAAGTGGAGCTCATCCAGGAAACTGTGTATCTGTTATTCGg CCTTACATCCCTACAGAGAACAATATGCTGATGCTTCAAGAAACCTGCACAGATACAACGGGATCCTTAGTAGTCTATGCCCCCATGGACATACCAGCCATCAACATAGCTATGAATGGCGAGGACTCTTCAGAAGTACCAATACTTCCATCAGGGTTCATAATCTCTGGTGATGGTCGTCCTGAAACTGGCACTATTGATGCTTCTACAAGTGCAAATGCTGTAAGGTCAGGTGGTTCACTGCTTACAGTGGCTTTCCAGATATTGGTGTCTAGCCCCTCATCTTTGAAGCAACTGAACGTGGAATCTGTGGCCACAGTCAATACTCTTATCAGCTCCACCGTCCAAAGGATTAAGACTTCTTTGAATTGCTCTGGTTTGGATTGA